The Pyrus communis chromosome 9, drPyrComm1.1, whole genome shotgun sequence genome has a segment encoding these proteins:
- the LOC137745471 gene encoding uncharacterized protein, translating into MRRCGANSLTLTSSNILVIRKFLPLKFLKGGKTRLFLSKEHKYRLQCYYTEPGFGASGHFIGCVVSQFISLRNAVTVFMPSRGMNKKVERQHLKKNKENFKNQPLMQQGLSWQQEPIGLNIEAYDAVCMQRLGWSAPRVTAEPAEGELAEHRPVIPYLYIFYDSDCSE; encoded by the exons ATGCGCAG ATGCGGTGCTAACAGCTTAACGTTGACTTCGTCTAACATCCTCGTCATCAGGAAATTTCTGCCACTAAAATTCCTGAAGGGAGGAAAAACAAGA CTTTTCTTATCAAAGGAGCACAAGTATAGATTGCAGTGTTATTACACTGAACCAGGTTTTGGTGCTTCTGGTCATTTTATTGGTTGTGTTGTTTCTCAGTTTATATCCCTCAGAAACGCCGTCACTGTTTTCATGCCTTCCA GAG GGATGAACAAAAAGGTTGAACGACAGCAcctgaagaaaaacaaagagaatttcaAGAATCAACCCCTGATGCAGCAGGGCCTTTCCTGGCAGCAAGAACCAATCGGTTTGAACATTGAAGCATACGATGCTGTGTGCATGCAACGCTTAGGTTGGAGTGCTCCGCGAGTGACTGCAGAGCCAGCAGAGGGGGAACTCGCCGAGCACAGACCTGTGATCCCTTATTTGTACATATTTTATGATTCCGACTGCAGCGAATGA
- the LOC137745267 gene encoding amidase 1-like, whose product MAIDSDHGAFVEKFLLRPPSSSHDLPLSGLTFAVKDIFDVAGRVTGFGNPDWARTHPAAESTAPAVSAILSGGATSIGITVMDEMAYCMNGENKHYGTPRNPCAPDRVPGGSSSGSAVAVAAGLADFSLGTDTGASVRVPASYCGIFGFRPSHGVISTSGVTPLAQSFDTVGWFARNPAILNRVGRVLLQLPDTGPVIPTQLIIAEDCFQLSTVPSSRVKQVLVDSVEKLFGGHVIKHANIGDVVKDKVPSLNSFLDKGNPSEEYIIPSLAALSTANRLLVRYEFKSNHGEWVSTVRPDLGPGIAERVWAAVRSTDENVDVCHSVMTELCTALTDLLGDFGVLGMPTVPRDPPKLRTDPTTLDAFHARAFSFLSIAVVSGFCQVSIPLGMHDNLPVSVSLLAKHGSDGFLLNLVETLYDTLKEHVGKL is encoded by the exons ATGGCGATAGACTCAGATCATGGAGCTTTCGTGGAGAAATTCCTTCTCCGACCGCCGTCTTCGTCACATGACCTTCCTCTGAGCGGCCTCACCTTTGCTGTTAAAGACAT ATTTGATGTGGCTGGACGTGTGACTGGGTTTGGGAATCCTGATTGGGCGAGGACTCATCCGGCTGCTGAATCAACAGCTCCGGCTGTTTCGGCAATATTGAGTGGAGGTGCCACAAGTATTGGTATAACTGTCATGGATGAAATGGCATACTG TATGAATGGAGAGAACAAGCATTATGGCACACCCAGAAATCCGTGCGCACCAGATAGGGTGCCTGGAGGCTCTTCTAGCGGTTCTGCTGTTGCCGTAGCTGCAGGCCTCGCAGATTTTTCCTTAG GAACCGATACTGGAGCAAGTGTAAGAGTTCCTGCTTCATATTGTGGAATTTTTGGGTTTCGGCCATCTCATGGTGTCATTTCTACTTCTGGAGTTACTCCTCTGGCACAGAGTTTCGATACAGTGG GATGGTTTGCAAGGAATCCTGCGATTTTGAATAGAGTTGGACGAGTGTTACTCCAATTGCCTGATACGGGTCCTGTCATACCCACTCAGTTAATCATCGCAGAAGACTGTTTCCAGCTTTCAACCGTTCCAAGCAGTCGAGTGAAACAAGTACTTGTTGACTCAGTTGAGAAGTTATTTGGGG GTCATGTTATAAAACATGCTAACATCGGGGACGTTGTCAAGGACAAAGTTCCAAGCTTGAACTCTTTCTTGGATAAAGGAAATCCAAGTGAAGAGTACATTATACCGTCATTGGCAGCCCTATCAACCGCCAATCGTCTTCTCGTAAG GTATGAATTCAAGAGCAACCATGGTGAATGGGTTAGTACAGTCAGACCTGACTTAGGTCCTGGGATAGCAGAACGTGTATGGGCAGCTGTTCGGTCAACAGATGAAAATGTCGATGTTTGTCACTCCGTGATGACTGAATTGTGCACTGCTCTTACTGACCTTCTCggg GATTTTGGTGTCCTCGGAATGCCTACAGTTCCAAGGGATCCACCAAAGCTGCGAACAGATCCTACTACACTCGACGCTTTTCATGCCAGGGCTTTCAGCTTCCTATCCATTGCCGTAGTTTCCGGATTCTGCCAG GTGAGTATACCTCTAGGGATGCATGATAACCTACCTGTTTCAGTTTCCTTGCTGGCAAAGCATGGCTCGGATGGGTTCTTGCTCAATCTTGTCGAGACTCTTTACGACACTCTCAAAGAACACGTCGGGAAGTTGTGA